A region of Halalkaliarchaeum desulfuricum DNA encodes the following proteins:
- the trpB gene encoding tryptophan synthase subunit beta has translation MSSREQEETGSAGGNGESGDFDGYGGRYVPEVMEEPLDRLTEAFDSIVKTPEFQAQFRDTLEEYAGRPTPITYAPGLSEQYGADIYLKREDLLHGGAHKINNAVGQALLAVEADKKRLIAETGAGQHGVATAMVGALFDLDTEIYMGQKDANRQRMNVFRMRLMGAEVNEVTEGGAGLADAVDAALEDFAHNVADTHYLVGSAVGPDPFPRMVREFQSVIGEEAREQFRDRTGELPEAAVACVGGGSNAIGLFHAFRDDDVALYGAEGGGEGSDSPRHAAPLASGHDDVLHGMKTRVIGDDVEVHSVSAGLDYPGVGPEHAMFRKAGRVDYRGVDDDSALSAFRDLSEADGIIPALESSHAIALAKELAEEHDTLLVNLSGRGDKDMETAAERFHLQGTEI, from the coding sequence ATGAGCAGTCGCGAGCAAGAAGAGACGGGATCGGCCGGTGGAAACGGCGAGTCGGGTGACTTCGACGGCTACGGTGGTCGGTACGTGCCAGAGGTGATGGAAGAACCGCTCGATCGGTTGACCGAGGCGTTCGATTCGATCGTCAAGACGCCGGAGTTCCAGGCTCAGTTCAGGGACACGCTCGAGGAGTACGCAGGCAGGCCGACGCCGATCACGTACGCGCCGGGACTCTCCGAGCAATATGGGGCGGACATCTATCTCAAGCGGGAGGATCTGCTCCACGGTGGCGCCCACAAGATCAACAACGCTGTCGGGCAGGCGCTTCTGGCGGTCGAGGCGGACAAAAAGCGGCTGATCGCTGAGACCGGCGCCGGACAGCACGGGGTCGCCACCGCGATGGTCGGGGCGCTGTTCGACCTGGACACCGAGATCTACATGGGTCAAAAGGACGCCAACCGCCAGCGGATGAACGTCTTCCGGATGCGTCTGATGGGCGCGGAGGTAAACGAGGTGACCGAGGGAGGTGCGGGCCTTGCGGACGCGGTCGACGCCGCGCTCGAGGATTTCGCCCACAACGTCGCGGACACCCACTACCTCGTCGGCTCGGCCGTCGGTCCGGATCCGTTCCCGCGGATGGTCCGGGAGTTCCAGTCGGTGATCGGCGAGGAGGCGCGCGAGCAGTTCCGCGACCGGACGGGCGAGTTGCCGGAGGCGGCCGTCGCCTGCGTCGGCGGCGGATCGAACGCGATCGGGCTGTTTCACGCGTTCCGGGACGACGACGTCGCGCTGTACGGCGCCGAAGGCGGCGGCGAGGGATCCGACTCCCCCCGTCACGCCGCCCCGCTCGCGTCCGGACACGACGACGTTCTCCACGGGATGAAAACCCGCGTCATCGGCGACGACGTGGAGGTCCACTCGGTCTCGGCGGGCCTCGACTATCCCGGCGTGGGACCCGAACACGCGATGTTCCGGAAAGCCGGCCGCGTCGATTACCGCGGCGTCGACGACGACTCGGCGCTTTCGGCGTTTCGGGACCTTTCGGAGGCGGACGGCATCATTCCGGCACTGGAATCGAGCCACGCGATCGCCCTTGCCAAAGAACTCGCCGAGGAGCACGACACCCTCCTCGTAAACCTCTCCGGGCGGGGGGACAAGGACATGGAAACCGCCGCCGAGCGGTTCCACCTGCAGGGAACGGAGATTTAA
- the tatA gene encoding twin-arginine translocase TatA/TatE family subunit: protein MVSMIPLFPGIPGGPELLIVLLVLVLLFGANKIPKLARSTGQAMGEFKKGREEVEEELQEMQKDTLESDVEDIDADDEGVSSVEEEETEVDRSAEEV from the coding sequence ATGGTTTCCATGATTCCACTGTTTCCCGGCATTCCCGGCGGGCCCGAACTCCTCATCGTGCTGTTGGTGCTCGTGCTGCTGTTCGGGGCGAACAAGATCCCCAAGCTCGCACGGTCGACAGGTCAGGCGATGGGTGAATTCAAGAAGGGGCGCGAAGAGGTCGAAGAGGAGCTCCAGGAGATGCAAAAGGACACCCTCGAATCCGACGTCGAGGACATCGACGCCGACGACGAGGGAGTGTCTTCGGTAGAGGAGGAGGAAACCGAAGTCGACCGATCGGCAGAGGAAGTCTAA